ACAGCCATTTCGATAACTTTAACCTTATTTTGCAGATACTGCAACTCAACAAATGGATCTTGATCCTCGTTTACAGATTCAACGCCCTGCAATTAGTCATTATATAAAATACAAAAAAATCATTAGCTTTTAAATATATTTCAAGATAAAAAGTAGTCATTAATCGGATATATATGGTCACTATTTGTTGCAATTTGTAAGTGAAAATGTGTATGATTTGTACATCTGAAATCTTATCACAATATTGTGCTAAAAATAGTATGTTAGTAACAACAATATATCGAATCTGTGCTAAAAAATACCCCCATTCTGTAAATTTCCCTGTATTTATCGAACAAACATCACAGTATTTATAAGTTTAACAACTTTGACCTATATCTCAAGGGTCAAACCTATATATCCATTGTTGTAAAAAAGCCCGATTACTCCATATCAATCTCCGATTACTCCTTTTTAAGAACAGACTGAACTGATTTTGGAAAATCAGTTAATTAATTGGTCAACATCGGTTAATGggtcataattgaatttgttggtcAAAGTCAAATTTGATCAACATTTTACTATGAATGTAAACTACAATTTTAGAGTTTTTGAATAAATGAacgattatgtttatgtttttagacaattatgttaaagtttatgttggCGTTGATGGTTTTCTTTTATACTTGCATGTATTTTTGAAACtcattattaaaatgtataaaagTCCAATCCGATTAATCCCTGAATTGCCGATTACTCCCTCCGAAGTCCTGACCGAGTACTCGCCGAATAACTAGTTTTGCAACATTGTCTATATCTACAAaaaaatattactccgtaataaattacCTTCGCGTCTTCAGTTTCGGACTCTGGGACTTTTGTTCGGATACAAGTTATATTTTCCAGCGATACGATGCTATCTTTCAAAGACTCGAGGGACGGGCCATATGCAGCCATATGAGCTTTAAGGTTTCCGTTCTCAGTTTCCAAAGTGCGGGTTCGTTCTTTAAGCAATTCGGTATTCACATCTTTAGAACTATTTTCTTCTTGAAGACTCGTACAAATTTCAGTAAGCTCACGAATCTTTTCTTCTAATACAACTTCACAAACAGTCAAAGCCTGCAAATCACCATATACCAATGAGCTTTtcacaaaagtaaaaaaaaaaaaaaagaaaaaaagaaaaaaaaaggaaacaTACCAATGACCCTTCTGTTTCCAAAAGTCGAGCCTTTTCCTCTGTTTTTTCCTGCTTTTCGGTCAACTGCTGCATTTTCACCGTTAAAATCTGGTTTTCTTTACTTAAATGTTCGGTATCTTCTAGAAGTTTAACAATCTGTTTCTGTTGTCCATCGTTTGTCGTTTTAACATCGTTGTTTTCTCTCTGCAGATCAGCTATTATCTCACACAACTCGTTATTGTTACCCTCCAAGTTCGTTAATTTTTTAACGGCTTCGTTATGCTCGTTTTCTTTTAACTGCAACAGATTATTCCCATTCACCAACTCCAAATTCAATCGATCACGAACAGAAATAACTGTTACCAATTCACGCTCGGATTTTTCTAAACGCCTTTCGAGATCGAGATTTTCCGTTCTCGCCAAATCCAATTTCTTCTCAACCGATAACATTTTCGCGTGTTTTTCATCAAGGTGAGTCTCTAAAGCTTGTGAAAGAATGCCCTGACTTAAAACCTCAATCAGTACGATATCGTTTTCCTCTTCTAAAAGGCGAATTTTGACGTTTTTTGAGATGTTATCATTCAACAAAGACTTTTTTTCTTCAAGAGCCACCGAATTTTCCGTCTGTAAAGTTCTGTAAGCTTCTTGAACAACTGCAAACTGTAAATTCAAATTCTCTACCTGATTTCTTAACACTTGTTCTGTATTATCACCTTCAATCACTTTCGATCTCAACCGTTCGTTCATTTCTGAAAGTTTTTGGGCCTCAGTTTGCAACACAACGTTCTTCTCAGCCCGAACATGTAACTCGTGTTGTAAATAGCTTTTGTCTGCTTCAAGATCCACTGCTTCTTTTTTCAGTTGCTTTAACAATGCAACCAAAATCGATATCTCAACAACCAACTCCATGTTTTTGTCTTCATTTTCAATTAGGGCACGTTTAGTTCCTTCGAAATTTCGTTGTATACTATCGAAATGTGTTTGTTCTTGCCCGTTTACAGATCCAGGATGAACAAAAATCCCAGAAGCTTTCAGCAACTGGTGCAACCCGATCTTCAATCTATCGTTCTGATCAGCTAAAGATTTAATCTTTATCTGATCATTAATTTTTTCTTGATTCAACACACGAACAAGACTTTCAGACAATTTCGATGCTTCTTGAAGTTTACGAAGATCATTAACTAAAAGCACATTCTTTTCTTCAAGATCTTGTACACATTTCAACAAGACGAAGATTTCAATTTCGGAACCAAAAGCGCAATCGAGCTCCTTTTCAAATTCTTTGCTTTTTTTGTGACTTTCATCTTTTAAAACTTGAATCTGGCTTCTCAACGTGTGCAACTGCTTGTCACTTTTTTCGGCAAACGTTTCGTGTTCTTGATTTTGTAAAGCCAACGACAAATTTAACTTTTCGACTTTACGAAGAGTCGACTCTCGCTCTTTCTCCAACAACGTATACTTTTCTTCAAGATCTGTATATTTTACCTCGAGATCATTCAAACTTTTTTCGGTAATTTCCATCTGAATGACTAAACTACCCTTTTCGGTAATAAGTGCAGACTTTTCATCAGCAAGAACTTTACATGAATCTTCAAAAGTTTGTGACTTTTGTTTCAATACTTCAAGTTTAACATGGGCATCAAAAAGGGAATTTTCAAGAACCGTGTTTTTTTCTGAAACTTGACTCAAATTATCAGTCGTTACTTGTAACTGACCTAACAAATTCGCTTTTTCGACAGCAAGATTCGATTTTTCTTCAGCAAGAGATTTGTAAGATTCTTCAAGTGACTTTAATTTTCCCCGTACACCTTCTAACTCGTCACCCAAATCCGATAACGAATTCTCCAAAACGACGTTTCGCTCAAGAAGTTGACCCATGACTTCAAGTTTTTGGAGTAACGCAGCTTTTGCAGCCTTTTCGGTTTGCCATTCTTCTTTCAAATTAGAGTTCTCATCCTGCAACGCCTTTACGGATGATCCAAAACTTTCCGGGTTCAAACCCGTGTAAGCAACTTGTTCCAAAATGGACCCGTGGGTCTTATTTAACTCGTTCAGTTCCTCCTTTAGACAATATATTTCTTGCTGAAGAGCGTTTCTTTGGTCAACTCGGAGGTCAACCTCTTCCTCGAGTTTCACATTGGATTCTTTTAAGCTGCTGATTTCAGACTGCAAGTCATTCAACGAAATGGCAGAAGATAAGTTAACCTTGCTAAGGTTCTCGTTCTCCTCGATTTGCTTCTGAATCTCTCCTTCTAAAACTTGGTTACGGGTTTCGATATCCCGCAAAATGTGGGCCCGGTTTTGTAACTCATTAGCCAAAGATCTTAACTCTTCTTGGGACTGCGAGTGTAGTTGTTGTAACGTTTGAAAAGCGGTTTCAGCTTCCACAAACCGTAATCGTTCTTCTTGTATAGAAGTCCATAATCTTCCCAATTCCTTTTGTTTTTCAGTTATTTCTTGATCTTGAGCTTCAATTTTAACCCCCATTGATGCTAATTCCGTTTGAAGACCCTTGTTTGACTTTTCTAAGTTGACCCGTTGTTCTTCCGCGTCCTTTAAACACGAAATCCCGTTCTCGATCTCGGTTTTTAATCTTTCGATCTCTTCTTTTGCACGAACGAGTGAAATTTCGAGACTCGAAATCGTCTCCAAACATTGTTGATATAAAACCGTTTGCGCTTCTTTTTCGTCCGTTAATTTAATGATCGTTAGCTTCAAATTCTCGATTTCATCCTCTGATTCGGTTAATTTCTTCTCCAAATCTGATTGCAGATTCAAAGATTGTTTGTACTGATCATAAGCCGAATCTCTTTCTTTTTCTAATCTAGTAATTTCTTGCTTCAAGTTTTCGTTAACGTTTTCACTTTCACTAACTTTCTCGTAAAGTTTCTCGATTTTCTCTTGCGCTTGTTGGTAAAGTTCAAAACTTTCTTCCTTTCCGGCATTCAATCTTTCGATAACGTCTTTCAAACTTTTCGATTCGGCCTCGGCTTTACTCGCCCGGTCCGCTAGTTCTTTCGAAAACTCTTGCGAATTCGACATCTCGGTTTCAAGTTTCGCTAATCTCTCCAAACTCTCTAAATACTTCTTCAACCCAACTTCCTTTTCGTCTTCTACTTTCGCTAAAGCCTCTTTTAATTGTAAAATCTCTTTATCATTCTCAAACGGTAACAAATTTCGATCTTGAGATCTGTTTTTAATATTACCATCTACCGAATCACTAAAATTAAGCGCTTTTCTTGCTGTTCCCATTGACCCGTCTTTATGTATGTCATCAAGGCCGAAACTTTTTGAATCGGGAGTTTGAGGATCGGCATCGTAGGGTGAAACGGGAGAAGCGTCATCGCACCCTGCAGGGACTTGATTTGGAAACGCTTCGGACATTGTTTTGTGGGCCTGTCTGAGGGCCCCGGTTGCATGATCGTATCGTTCTGCTAAGGCTCGATACGCTCTGTACAACTCTTCAACTAATTTCATGAGTTCGGGACGCTTTTTATAGTACATTTCCGCCTTTCTTGCAAATGAATCTCCGTCTTCTTCAATCAACTTTATCATTGCTTTCACTTTAACATCCACATCTATTCATTAACACAATTAAAAAAGTATCAATAAATATATAcgtataaaaataaaaatcctaTATAAAATCAAAACGGTAACACTTAGCTTCGTACGTACAATAAATGATCACGAAAAGAACAATATATGAATGTACATAACTAACCAAAACCTAAATTCTAATTGGAACTTGAGAATGCATTAACCATTAACACTATAAATATACAATCTTACATGTTCAACATATTGAAGTACTAAATGTAATACTCGATAACCATACCATTTTAGCGTCAATACTAACGGATAAATTCTCTGAATCCAATAAGAAAAGGTAAATCATTAACTAAGTTGCTAAAAAAAATCAGTCACACAAAAAAAAAGACTAGGGCTTCGGTATATATAACGGTCAAGATAGACATCAAACAATAACTAACCAAACATAATTTCTTTTTTATTACAACAAATTTTTTTCCTAGACTATATCGCATGAACCAGCATTTTGCTACAAATCATCTATAAACGTTCTCGAGTGTTGACTATACTTATTGCAAAGTCAACAAAATTTTACTATTTACCTGTGAGATTTTCTTGAAGCCACTTAGAATTTTTAGGACTAATGTGACTGTTCCACCACCATGAATACATACGTCTCGAATCCGCTTTTGACAACGAAGCCATAATCACGATTTACGATATCCCGATTCAGATTTCAAAATCGAATTTACGATAACCAAAATTCACTACTTCCTCCTACAAATAACACAAACAAGTACTATATCAACATAACAATAATacacataaataaatattacaaattttatattatatatttatataatatataatatataattactgaAAACGTTCAATTATTGGAAGATTAAAGCTGATCAAACACTCAATTACTAAACATCATTGTGTCGCACCTAACTTCAGATATGAATTAAGAAAAAAATGATCAAACCCTAAAAATTTGAGATCCAAAAAGTAAATTAATCGCAACCAAAACTAAAGCAAAACTATACCTTACTTTGATCGGCCGTGATCATAACTGAATTccaattataaaaaattaaaaaaaaaaaaaaacaaaacgatGAACTAATTTAATTTAATGATCATAAAAGAGATAACGGACGTATAACGGAAAGTAGCAAAATTAACGGAAattaaactttgaaaataaacatattaattaattatacggagtaataattgGTTATAAACTTACTGAAAGGATGGAAATTGAGGTGTGATTTGGGTACTTGAACTGTATAAGATGAAATTAGATGAATATAATTGAATAAAAACCATGAATTCAACCCATAATCCAGCTTGATCTGTTAACGGTAGTTACTAGAAGAAATAAAAGTTGGTTTTGatactttgttgttgttgttgttgtgtgtaAAAAGCAGCTGTCGGCTTagcaaataaaataaaaatgtggaAATCAAAGAAGGACCAATAGCAACACAAAACCCAAAATGAAACAAATTATTATTAGTTAGATGtattattatactccgtaatactcTTTTTATGTTCATTTTTTACTTAATTTTTACTACATTTTCAATTTTTCTAGGTTTCAAATATACCCTTTATAAAATAGAAAAGTGACATTTTATGTATTTGAATTTATGTTacaattggatatatatatatatatatatatatatatatatatatatatatatatatatatatatatatatatatacatatatacacagtgataggatcaagagggaagtaaccattcggggggaagcgggggaagcaaaaacttttttttttcgttttttgaaaaaattttgtccacgaacattatagatgagatgaaaatatgaacatttagtagagacactttgtgataaatgtttttattttggcggaaaaacgctcgaagaagtaatatataacaattatcgtgtttttcgagcgtattttgaggttttagctattggggtttagatattagggtttagatattagggtttatagggtttagatattagggtttagaaatttagggtttagatttaggatttagattgagttttttaacacgaacggtttagagtttagggtttagggtttagggtttagggtttggtgttttgggtttatagaataaacccaaaaccctaaaccctaaaccctaaaccctaaactctaaactctaaatcgggctaaattttacttcacaaaacatggaaaaaaaacgttcatattcttcacgaacaatattatcttgaatgttatttttgtcgatcgttttcccgcctaaataataacattcatcacgaagtgtctcttctaaatgttcatattttcgtgtgatcttgatgccggaaaaaaaattcaaaaaaaacgaaaaaaaaaatttgcttccccccgcttccccccgattggttacttccccattgatcatgcccctatatatatatatatatatatatatatatatatatatatatatatatatatatatatatatatatatatatatatatatatatatatatatatatatatatatatatatatatttgtctacATAGATGCTTCGTAATATGTTGAAAatgtatattattttaaattttttggTTGAAAACTCTCTGCTTGGAGTGAGAATCGAGCATGGGTTAACAGTAACTCAAGTTGGATCACACTCATATACCACTCAAGTCAAACTTCGGTGATATATTATTTTCTATGTTGATAaagtatattatttttttaatagtaAATTAAGATGTCGTTTTTTGCTTTAACGAGCTAAAAGGTTACCGCGCATTATTGGGGAAAATCGGGTGCAACAAAACATAATTTTAGCCTATATGTTAAACATTATGTTAATAATTTATCCTTTTTTAATATTTTAATCTTAGTGAACCTTATGCAAAAAAAAATCTATGATCAACTGTTAATATATAACATGATTTATGTTACATGAAAAATAAACAAAAATTAAAAggttattttttaatattttactttaGTTGGATTGGCAAATAATTCAAATCAATACATATTTTcgtaataacattattagtaaaaagtTAATTAAAGCATCATGATGTCAACATCACGACAGCTCTTTACATTAAAAAAATGATATTCAGGAAACCATAGTATAAATTAGACATGTGGACATGTGGACATCAAATGAGTGATTTAGCATTAAAAAATACTAGCCAGAAGCAAGCACTTACATGATTAACACGAGACCACGAACAAAGCAAGATGATATATTCGATAAATTCACTTAAAAATACCTTAAAGACCCTTAAATAATGTATTGCataaatttattttaaattttttttgataTATTATTAGAAGATAGTATAAAATAAGTGTGAAtctgtcattttttttttttttgaaaagccaacttTCATTAAACAGGAAAGAGCACAAAA
This genomic stretch from Rutidosis leptorrhynchoides isolate AG116_Rl617_1_P2 chromosome 11, CSIRO_AGI_Rlap_v1, whole genome shotgun sequence harbors:
- the LOC139874240 gene encoding protein NETWORKED 1D-like, encoding MASLSKADSRRMYSWWWNSHISPKNSKWLQENLTDVDVKVKAMIKLIEEDGDSFARKAEMYYKKRPELMKLVEELYRAYRALAERYDHATGALRQAHKTMSEAFPNQVPAGCDDASPVSPYDADPQTPDSKSFGLDDIHKDGSMGTARKALNFSDSVDGNIKNRSQDRNLLPFENDKEILQLKEALAKVEDEKEVGLKKYLESLERLAKLETEMSNSQEFSKELADRASKAEAESKSLKDVIERLNAGKEESFELYQQAQEKIEKLYEKVSESENVNENLKQEITRLEKERDSAYDQYKQSLNLQSDLEKKLTESEDEIENLKLTIIKLTDEKEAQTVLYQQCLETISSLEISLVRAKEEIERLKTEIENGISCLKDAEEQRVNLEKSNKGLQTELASMGVKIEAQDQEITEKQKELGRLWTSIQEERLRFVEAETAFQTLQQLHSQSQEELRSLANELQNRAHILRDIETRNQVLEGEIQKQIEENENLSKVNLSSAISLNDLQSEISSLKESNVKLEEEVDLRVDQRNALQQEIYCLKEELNELNKTHGSILEQVAYTGLNPESFGSSVKALQDENSNLKEEWQTEKAAKAALLQKLEVMGQLLERNVVLENSLSDLGDELEGVRGKLKSLEESYKSLAEEKSNLAVEKANLLGQLQVTTDNLSQVSEKNTVLENSLFDAHVKLEVLKQKSQTFEDSCKVLADEKSALITEKGSLVIQMEITEKSLNDLEVKYTDLEEKYTLLEKERESTLRKVEKLNLSLALQNQEHETFAEKSDKQLHTLRSQIQVLKDESHKKSKEFEKELDCAFGSEIEIFVLLKCVQDLEEKNVLLVNDLRKLQEASKLSESLVRVLNQEKINDQIKIKSLADQNDRLKIGLHQLLKASGIFVHPGSVNGQEQTHFDSIQRNFEGTKRALIENEDKNMELVVEISILVALLKQLKKEAVDLEADKSYLQHELHVRAEKNVVLQTEAQKLSEMNERLRSKVIEGDNTEQVLRNQVENLNLQFAVVQEAYRTLQTENSVALEEKKSLLNDNISKNVKIRLLEEENDIVLIEVLSQGILSQALETHLDEKHAKMLSVEKKLDLARTENLDLERRLEKSERELVTVISVRDRLNLELVNGNNLLQLKENEHNEAVKKLTNLEGNNNELCEIIADLQRENNDVKTTNDGQQKQIVKLLEDTEHLSKENQILTVKMQQLTEKQEKTEEKARLLETEGSLALTVCEVVLEEKIRELTEICTSLQEENSSKDVNTELLKERTRTLETENGNLKAHMAAYGPSLESLKDSIVSLENITCIRTKVPESETEDAKGVESVNEDQDPFVELQYLQNKVKVIEMAVVEMQMQSAKIEELSDRTRKRRSNSKPKSEISEADPKDIMLDQASECSSYGVSKRGLTEGEIWETADDSKFVSKHHPTASDVSFDSVVDKLEVSRRFREPREGENKRKVLERLNSDVLKLTNLQITIEDLKRKLEITLRTRRGKGMIECETLKGQLMEAESAIQKLYELNGKLVKHVEGSSEKLTGDNVENESMRRKKVSEQARRVSEKIGRLQLEIQKIQFVMLKLDDENEPKGKSKFIDTKKRVLLKDYLYGGGRTKATISSKRKSSHFCACVEPSTKGD